From one Phocaeicola salanitronis DSM 18170 genomic stretch:
- a CDS encoding DUF3871 family protein, with protein MRNLVIMLQAQNRERMNLGEFAEEATIIVDEPVRPANHFIEANTQEVTLHHLKHDCITPVFAKDNELTINHAAFVETIQEAALSFFSGETVRQADIRVSHIIKGRIPEAIHKPANQLLESDKTIYYERAAFSIDIPTIYETVGGNRLNLSIVGVRAYNQMNLYSKKVPELFRLAIGFKNQVCCNMCIFTNGYKDDLRASNTTELYRAALELFGNYNPAKHLYLMQQLGNTSMSEHQFAQILGKMRLYQCLPTGYQKALPRMLLTDTQINSVAKAYIHDENFGSFGSELNMWKFYNLLTGANKSSYIDSFLDRSLNATEMALGINAALHGDERYKWFID; from the coding sequence ATGAGAAATTTAGTTATCATGCTACAGGCACAGAACCGTGAGAGAATGAATTTGGGTGAATTTGCAGAAGAAGCAACCATTATCGTGGACGAACCTGTAAGACCTGCCAACCATTTCATTGAAGCCAACACGCAGGAAGTGACCTTGCATCATCTGAAACATGACTGCATTACTCCCGTGTTCGCCAAAGACAACGAACTGACCATTAACCATGCCGCATTTGTGGAAACCATACAAGAAGCGGCACTGTCTTTCTTTAGTGGTGAAACCGTAAGACAGGCAGACATTCGTGTAAGCCATATCATTAAAGGCAGAATCCCTGAAGCCATCCACAAACCTGCCAACCAACTTTTGGAATCTGACAAGACTATCTACTATGAAAGGGCGGCTTTCAGCATTGACATTCCAACCATTTATGAAACTGTTGGAGGAAACAGGCTGAATCTTTCTATTGTAGGCGTAAGGGCGTACAATCAGATGAATCTTTATTCAAAGAAAGTTCCTGAATTGTTCCGTCTTGCAATAGGCTTTAAAAACCAAGTCTGTTGTAACATGTGCATCTTTACCAATGGCTACAAGGATGATTTGAGGGCAAGCAACACGACAGAACTCTATCGTGCAGCATTGGAACTGTTTGGGAACTACAACCCTGCCAAACATCTTTATCTGATGCAGCAATTAGGCAACACTTCCATGAGTGAACACCAGTTCGCACAGATATTGGGCAAGATGCGGCTTTACCAATGTCTGCCAACAGGATACCAAAAGGCATTGCCAAGAATGTTGCTTACAGATACACAGATTAACAGCGTAGCCAAAGCATACATTCACGATGAAAACTTTGGCAGCTTTGGAAGTGAGCTTAATATGTGGAAATTTTATAACCTGCTTACGGGTGCAAATAAGTCAAGCTATATTGATTCATTCTTAGACCGTTCTCTTAATGCTACTGAAATGGCTTTGGGAATCAATGCGGCTTTACATGGGGATGAGCGTTACAAATGGTTCATTGATTAA
- a CDS encoding site-specific integrase — protein sequence MSVTIAVVCFKSKTLANGEHPLMLRITQDRKRVMKSLGISVNPQYWDFTKGEPKPKCPNKELIQSIILKVKAEYHTKVIEKLSREEEFTATSLVYEQRKNIKAQTVEEFYLSLIKELKEDGRIGTSYAYLNSYRTLKNFNKGKKLNYTFSYIDVEFCKKFEKWMRRKGNNDVTISYQFRSLRAAFNKAIEAKIVSRDKTPFIEYKLSRFNTKTAKRALSKDDILKIIDADCSHASERRQFTQDIFTFSYLCGGISFVDIAHLTGTNIVEDRLLYKRQKTHGSINLMLTDRAKQIIQKYSYYQRQTGYLFPILHNKRHVTPMQQNNRVHKICHQINTELRAFAKELGITAEVTTYVARHSFATILKKSGVNIGIISQALGHQDIKTTQIYLSKFDNEQVDDAMKNLL from the coding sequence ATGAGCGTAACGATTGCAGTAGTTTGTTTCAAGAGCAAGACACTTGCCAATGGGGAACATCCTTTGATGTTAAGAATCACGCAAGACAGAAAAAGAGTAATGAAAAGTTTGGGCATTTCCGTTAATCCCCAATATTGGGATTTTACCAAAGGAGAGCCAAAGCCCAAATGTCCTAACAAGGAATTAATTCAAAGCATCATTTTAAAAGTCAAAGCGGAATACCATACTAAGGTAATAGAAAAATTATCAAGAGAGGAAGAGTTTACAGCGACTTCTTTAGTTTATGAACAACGCAAGAACATCAAAGCCCAAACGGTGGAAGAGTTCTACCTGTCTTTAATAAAAGAGTTGAAAGAGGACGGTAGGATAGGGACAAGCTATGCTTACCTTAATTCATACAGAACACTAAAGAACTTCAATAAAGGGAAGAAACTAAATTACACCTTTAGCTATATTGATGTAGAGTTTTGTAAGAAATTTGAGAAATGGATGCGCAGGAAAGGCAACAACGATGTTACCATAAGTTATCAGTTCAGAAGTCTAAGGGCTGCATTTAACAAAGCCATTGAAGCCAAAATTGTCAGCAGGGATAAAACTCCATTCATTGAATACAAACTAAGTCGCTTCAATACCAAGACAGCCAAGAGAGCGTTATCTAAAGATGATATTCTTAAAATTATAGATGCAGATTGCAGCCATGCAAGCGAGAGACGACAGTTTACACAAGATATATTTACGTTCTCTTATTTGTGTGGTGGAATTTCATTTGTAGATATAGCCCACTTGACAGGGACAAATATTGTGGAAGATAGATTGCTTTATAAAAGGCAAAAGACGCATGGGAGCATAAATTTAATGCTAACAGACAGAGCCAAACAGATTATTCAAAAATATAGCTACTATCAGCGTCAGACTGGCTATCTGTTTCCTATACTTCATAACAAACGCCATGTTACACCTATGCAGCAAAACAATAGGGTGCATAAAATTTGCCACCAAATCAATACAGAATTAAGAGCATTTGCAAAGGAGTTAGGCATTACGGCAGAAGTCACCACTTATGTTGCGCGGCATTCATTCGCCACAATTTTGAAGAAGTCAGGAGTAAACATAGGAATCATTTCACAAGCATTGGGACACCAAGATATAAAAACCACACAGATTTATTTAAGTAAATTTGATAATGAGCAGGTGGATGATGCCATGAAGAATTTACTCTAA
- a CDS encoding ADP-ribosylglycohydrolase family protein, translating into MIGAITGDIIGSVYEFNNIKTKDFPLFSKDSTYTDDTIMTIAVADWLLHGGDLAKVMQHYGRKYPNPMGGYGGRFSMWLHEKNPKPYNSWGNGAAMRVSPVGWYFDTLEKTMEVAKETAMVTHNHEEGIKGAQAVAAAIFLARKSYWPDDFADYDDDRKKRERIKKFIEETFGYDLNRTCDEIRPTYGFDESCQGTVPEAIIAFLESKDYEDAVRLAVSLGGDSDTLACITGGIAQAYYLYKFPLDIWKKVYSLLDKDLQNIYMEFHRARFEWFVHPRWWEPHDVRLIEGSKEEKERLERT; encoded by the coding sequence ATGATAGGAGCAATAACGGGTGACATAATAGGTTCTGTATATGAATTTAACAACATAAAAACAAAGGATTTCCCTTTGTTCAGCAAAGATTCAACTTATACAGACGATACCATTATGACGATAGCAGTGGCTGATTGGCTATTGCATGGAGGTGATTTGGCTAAAGTCATGCAACATTATGGAAGGAAATATCCTAATCCTATGGGAGGATATGGAGGACGCTTCTCGATGTGGTTGCACGAAAAAAATCCGAAGCCTTATAACAGCTGGGGAAACGGAGCGGCTATGCGTGTAAGTCCTGTAGGTTGGTATTTCGATACGTTAGAAAAGACAATGGAGGTTGCAAAAGAAACCGCTATGGTCACTCATAATCACGAAGAGGGAATCAAGGGAGCACAAGCTGTAGCAGCCGCTATATTTTTGGCTCGAAAATCATATTGGCCAGATGATTTTGCCGATTATGATGACGACAGGAAAAAAAGAGAACGCATCAAGAAGTTCATAGAAGAGACTTTCGGTTATGACTTGAATCGGACTTGTGACGAGATTCGTCCTACTTATGGCTTTGACGAAAGTTGCCAAGGTACAGTTCCGGAAGCTATCATAGCGTTTTTAGAAAGTAAAGACTATGAAGATGCCGTGAGACTAGCTGTTTCGTTAGGAGGCGATAGCGATACGCTGGCTTGTATTACAGGTGGAATTGCACAAGCCTATTATCTATACAAATTTCCTCTTGACATATGGAAAAAAGTTTACTCTCTATTAGACAAAGATTTACAGAATATATATATGGAATTTCATCGTGCCAGATTTGAATGGTTTGTACATCCCAGGTGGTGGGAACCTCACGATGTTAGATTAATAGAAGGCTCGAAAGAGGAAAAAGAAAGACTTGAAAGAACGTGA
- the aroB gene encoding 3-dehydroquinate synthase: MSTQEVVICNHLENDLQKALAKCEHDKVFVLTDEHTHLFCLPVIDKFPFLKDAVEICIGVEDIHKNLETLAYVWTELSTKGATRHSLMINLGGGMVTDLGGFAAATFKRGISMINIPTTLLGMVDASVGGKTGINFNGLKNEVGAFYPADTVLIDCEFLKSLDRANLLSGYAEMLKHGLISNTQHWSELVGFDMGHIDYVHLQRLVGESIAVKERVVAQDPFEKGIRKALNFGHTAGHAFESFALAVGHPVLHGYAVAAGMVCELYYSHLRMGFPKDKLRQTIRFIKENYGRIAFTCEDYERLYNFMRHDKKNGTEGQVNFTLISEVGDIHINQTATQDDIYDMLDFYSETMG; the protein is encoded by the coding sequence ATGAGTACGCAAGAAGTTGTTATCTGTAATCATTTGGAAAATGATTTGCAAAAGGCATTGGCAAAATGTGAACATGACAAGGTGTTTGTCTTGACCGATGAACACACACACTTGTTTTGCCTTCCGGTTATCGATAAGTTCCCGTTCCTGAAGGATGCCGTAGAAATATGCATTGGTGTAGAAGATATTCATAAAAACCTGGAAACGTTGGCATACGTTTGGACTGAATTAAGTACGAAAGGGGCTACGCGCCATTCGTTGATGATTAATTTAGGAGGGGGAATGGTGACTGACTTGGGCGGATTTGCGGCTGCGACTTTTAAGCGGGGCATTTCGATGATTAACATTCCGACCACCTTGTTGGGAATGGTCGATGCTTCAGTCGGAGGGAAGACAGGCATTAATTTCAACGGATTGAAGAATGAGGTAGGGGCGTTTTATCCGGCGGATACGGTGCTGATAGATTGTGAGTTCCTGAAATCGCTCGACCGTGCCAATCTTTTGTCCGGTTATGCCGAAATGTTAAAGCATGGCTTGATAAGCAACACGCAGCATTGGAGTGAATTGGTGGGCTTTGATATGGGCCATATAGACTATGTTCATTTGCAACGGCTGGTAGGAGAGTCGATAGCGGTAAAAGAGCGTGTCGTAGCGCAAGACCCCTTCGAGAAAGGCATCCGTAAAGCGCTGAATTTCGGGCATACCGCAGGGCATGCCTTTGAAAGTTTTGCTTTAGCGGTCGGACATCCGGTGTTGCATGGCTATGCCGTAGCCGCCGGAATGGTTTGCGAATTGTACTATTCGCATCTCCGTATGGGCTTCCCCAAGGACAAGCTTCGCCAGACCATCCGGTTTATCAAGGAAAATTACGGTCGTATAGCTTTCACGTGTGAGGATTACGAGCGTCTTTATAACTTTATGCGGCACGATAAGAAGAATGGCACCGAAGGGCAGGTTAATTTTACTTTGATAAGCGAAGTAGGTGATATTCATATCAACCAGACCGCCACGCAAGACGACATTTACGACATGCTGGACTTTTATTCTGAAACGATGGGGTAA
- a CDS encoding hybrid sensor histidine kinase/response regulator transcription factor, with amino-acid sequence MKNYLYTLWLLFVSLSVKAQLNSTFTHYSQENGLSENTVMSIVQDHDGMLWFATWDGINRFDGYDFHVYKARKSNDVSWASNRIDYLYVDAKGNVWCIAYDGHVFRFDKRMETFIEVPSEGPGKDLAYTSIQPLANGTVWLLTDHNGGMRIHTEAHTGETLTERWASTTASNQAIHINTVFLDNKGNEWILTDNGLQRISPDGKRNTYFTDMENNRSNQSFFAAAQQGENLYFTSRQGRIWTYSLKDDIFTLTELPYQDDITHIFTLPDKRMALTMKHQGVLIADASLHPIRFYGSTEGVDFSKSPIQNTYVDRYGEIWIAIDRIGCVCHINPGTGTFRIEQMKVEQDAADRSVPMFSICEDQRGNLWVHPVGGGLAWFDRTRGKLLPFYDETGSPDWRFSNKLHAMTVDRQGNLWLGTHSKGLEKVSFFNSHFRLIKPLSCNHDTNANQVRALCEDREGRIWTSTRDGKTLVYSSEFDFIGYLTADGRISATGTPLIASAYQIIEDSKGIIWIAAKGQGIIRLAPTANGLAYHLSNYTYDANDIYSLSHNSTYDICEDGHGRFWIATFGGGINCMEQQADGSVRFLNARNNLKAYPLDRCSKARAIQRDKNGTIWVATSNGLLSFSEDFTRAEAINFKLHVREPNNKESLSNNDIYDILLTHEGRLFFATFGGGLNELKSTGIRDSVRFTSYTTSNGLPTDVLVSLSEDKKGNIWIGTESGLSRMNAINRHFDNFLKGELGEELIFEESTALTRTDGTLLFGSNRGLLTFDPADIQTNRYVPSIVFCGLKIANENMVPQEGSILPESLNTLKHLTLSHKTNTISLAFAALDMNFPENIKYAYMLDGFDKEWNYVGKQRIATYTNLPHGDYTFRIRSTNGAGIWTDNERRLAITVSPTFWETPYAYILYTFAFLCVLLGGAYILFVFYRLKHEVSVEQEVTDMKLRFFTNISHELRTPLTLIEGPVSYILKRNDLTQEVREQLQTVERNTNRMLRLVNQILDFRKIQNNKMKLCIEQIDIVPFTRKIMENFESVAESNKIDFIFESEQPSLKLWADADKVEKIIFNLLSNAFKYTEPGKAIKIFIHENENTIAIGVQDQGIGIPENMKESLFARFETLLDKNLFNYKNSTGIGLSLVKELADMHHASIRVDSKEGEGSCFTVEFKKGKAHYGKEAEFILSDNIEHNTQAELADPAASEEGITEDRNTMLLVEDNLELRAFLRSIFKAQFQIIEASNGTEGIDKAKKHIPDIIISDIMMPGQDGIALTKELRHDVATSHIPIVLLTAKTDMDSKLQGMELGIDSYITKPFSAIYLKARVDNLLARRQRLRQFYCEHLMDINDAGTEEEAKVEEEVQNSISPQDKLFIDRLTEFMEKHMDNGELVVDDLVHEMSVSRSVFFKKLKSLTGLAPIEFIKEMRVKRAAQLIETGEFNMTQIAYMVGINDPRYFSKCFKQRFGMTPTEYKEKVRK; translated from the coding sequence ATGAAAAATTACCTGTATACCCTTTGGCTCCTGTTCGTGTCCCTTTCCGTCAAGGCACAGTTAAACAGCACATTCACCCATTACTCACAAGAAAACGGGTTGTCCGAAAACACCGTTATGTCCATCGTACAAGACCATGACGGCATGCTATGGTTCGCCACTTGGGACGGAATCAACCGTTTCGACGGATACGACTTCCATGTATACAAAGCGCGTAAAAGCAACGACGTAAGCTGGGCGTCAAACCGCATAGATTATCTTTACGTAGATGCCAAAGGAAACGTCTGGTGCATCGCTTACGACGGACATGTATTCCGGTTCGACAAACGCATGGAAACCTTTATCGAAGTGCCCTCCGAAGGTCCGGGCAAAGACCTGGCTTATACATCCATACAACCCTTAGCCAACGGAACGGTGTGGCTATTGACAGACCATAATGGAGGCATGCGCATCCATACCGAAGCACACACGGGGGAAACCCTTACCGAGAGATGGGCCTCGACAACCGCCAGCAACCAGGCGATACACATCAACACCGTCTTTCTGGACAACAAAGGGAACGAATGGATATTGACCGACAACGGACTGCAACGCATCAGCCCCGACGGAAAACGGAACACCTATTTTACAGACATGGAAAACAACAGGTCCAACCAGTCTTTCTTTGCCGCGGCACAACAGGGAGAAAACCTTTATTTCACCTCCAGACAGGGACGTATATGGACCTATTCGCTAAAGGATGACATCTTCACGCTGACGGAACTTCCCTATCAAGATGACATCACCCACATCTTTACATTACCCGACAAGCGGATGGCACTGACAATGAAACACCAAGGTGTCTTAATTGCGGACGCATCGCTGCATCCCATACGCTTTTACGGCTCTACGGAAGGAGTGGATTTCAGCAAGTCCCCTATCCAAAACACGTACGTAGACCGGTACGGGGAAATATGGATTGCCATCGACCGCATCGGATGCGTGTGCCACATCAATCCCGGTACCGGCACGTTCCGCATCGAACAAATGAAGGTAGAGCAAGACGCCGCAGACCGTTCGGTTCCGATGTTTTCCATCTGCGAAGACCAGCGCGGAAACCTATGGGTACACCCCGTAGGAGGAGGACTGGCATGGTTCGACCGCACCCGGGGCAAGCTATTGCCGTTCTACGACGAAACCGGCTCGCCCGACTGGCGTTTCTCGAACAAACTGCATGCCATGACCGTAGACCGGCAAGGCAATTTATGGCTGGGCACCCACTCGAAAGGATTAGAAAAAGTATCGTTTTTCAACAGCCATTTCCGCCTGATAAAGCCCCTGTCCTGCAATCACGACACCAACGCCAATCAAGTACGGGCTTTATGCGAAGACCGTGAAGGGCGCATCTGGACAAGCACCCGCGACGGAAAGACGCTGGTCTACTCTTCCGAATTCGACTTCATCGGATACCTTACCGCTGACGGACGCATCTCTGCCACAGGCACCCCCCTCATCGCTTCGGCTTACCAGATTATAGAAGACTCTAAAGGCATTATCTGGATTGCGGCGAAAGGACAAGGCATCATCCGCCTTGCCCCGACCGCCAACGGCCTTGCCTACCATTTGTCTAACTATACATACGACGCGAACGACATCTATAGCCTAAGCCACAACAGCACATACGACATCTGCGAGGACGGGCACGGACGGTTCTGGATAGCCACCTTCGGAGGAGGCATCAACTGCATGGAACAGCAGGCGGACGGAAGCGTCCGGTTTCTCAACGCAAGAAACAACCTGAAGGCATACCCCTTGGACCGCTGCTCGAAAGCACGCGCCATCCAACGGGACAAAAACGGGACAATCTGGGTGGCAACCTCGAACGGACTATTGTCCTTCAGCGAAGATTTCACGCGTGCAGAAGCAATCAACTTCAAGCTACACGTACGCGAGCCAAACAACAAAGAAAGCTTGAGCAACAACGACATCTACGACATCCTGCTCACCCACGAAGGACGCTTGTTCTTCGCCACATTCGGAGGAGGGCTGAATGAGCTGAAATCCACCGGAATCCGGGACAGCGTACGGTTCACCTCCTACACCACGTCCAACGGGCTTCCGACCGACGTGCTGGTATCGCTCAGCGAAGACAAGAAAGGAAACATCTGGATTGGTACAGAAAGCGGATTAAGCCGCATGAACGCAATCAACCGGCATTTCGACAATTTCCTGAAAGGCGAGTTGGGCGAAGAACTCATCTTCGAAGAAAGCACAGCCCTCACCCGTACCGACGGCACCCTGTTGTTCGGCTCAAACCGAGGACTGCTCACCTTCGACCCTGCCGATATACAGACCAACCGGTACGTGCCCAGCATCGTATTCTGCGGATTGAAAATCGCCAACGAGAATATGGTTCCGCAAGAAGGCTCCATATTGCCCGAATCGCTGAACACCCTGAAGCATCTCACGTTATCCCATAAGACCAACACCATTTCGCTTGCCTTTGCCGCACTCGACATGAACTTCCCCGAAAACATCAAATACGCCTACATGCTGGACGGATTCGATAAAGAATGGAACTATGTAGGCAAGCAACGCATCGCCACCTACACCAATTTGCCGCACGGGGACTATACCTTCCGCATCCGTTCTACCAACGGGGCAGGAATCTGGACCGACAACGAACGCCGGCTTGCCATCACCGTCAGCCCCACATTCTGGGAAACGCCATACGCCTACATCCTCTACACGTTCGCCTTCTTATGCGTATTGCTGGGAGGCGCCTACATCTTGTTCGTCTTTTACCGCCTGAAACATGAAGTATCCGTCGAACAAGAGGTGACCGACATGAAACTGCGCTTCTTCACCAATATCTCGCACGAGCTGCGCACTCCCCTTACCCTGATAGAAGGCCCGGTAAGCTACATCCTGAAGCGGAACGACCTGACCCAGGAAGTACGGGAACAATTGCAGACCGTAGAACGGAACACGAACCGCATGCTGCGCCTGGTCAACCAAATACTGGACTTCCGCAAAATCCAGAACAACAAGATGAAGCTGTGCATCGAACAGATAGACATCGTGCCTTTCACACGCAAAATCATGGAAAACTTCGAATCGGTAGCAGAATCGAACAAGATAGATTTCATCTTCGAGAGCGAACAGCCCTCCCTGAAACTATGGGCAGACGCAGACAAAGTGGAAAAAATCATCTTCAACCTGCTCTCGAACGCATTCAAATACACAGAGCCGGGCAAGGCGATTAAAATATTCATCCACGAAAACGAAAACACCATCGCCATAGGCGTGCAGGACCAAGGCATCGGCATCCCCGAAAACATGAAGGAATCGCTCTTTGCCCGCTTCGAGACCCTGCTCGACAAAAACCTCTTCAACTACAAGAACAGCACCGGCATCGGGCTTTCGCTGGTAAAAGAACTGGCGGACATGCATCATGCTTCCATCCGCGTAGACAGCAAGGAAGGAGAAGGAAGCTGCTTCACCGTCGAATTCAAGAAAGGCAAGGCACATTACGGGAAAGAGGCGGAATTCATCCTTTCGGACAACATCGAACACAACACCCAAGCGGAACTTGCAGACCCTGCCGCTTCAGAAGAAGGCATAACGGAAGACCGGAACACGATGCTGCTGGTAGAAGACAACCTGGAACTGCGCGCCTTCCTCCGCAGCATCTTCAAGGCACAATTCCAAATCATCGAAGCCTCTAACGGAACAGAAGGCATCGACAAGGCCAAAAAACACATACCCGACATCATCATCAGCGACATCATGATGCCCGGGCAAGACGGAATCGCCCTGACCAAAGAACTGCGCCACGACGTGGCAACAAGCCATATTCCCATTGTCCTGCTTACGGCAAAGACCGACATGGACAGTAAGCTGCAAGGCATGGAGCTGGGCATCGACAGCTACATCACCAAGCCTTTCAGCGCCATCTATCTAAAGGCACGCGTAGACAACCTGCTCGCCAGAAGGCAACGCCTGCGCCAATTCTATTGCGAACATCTGATGGACATCAACGATGCCGGCACCGAAGAAGAGGCAAAAGTGGAAGAAGAAGTGCAGAACTCAATTTCCCCGCAAGACAAACTCTTTATCGACCGGCTGACGGAATTCATGGAAAAACACATGGACAATGGCGAGTTAGTGGTAGACGACTTGGTACACGAAATGTCGGTCAGCCGTTCGGTATTCTTCAAGAAGCTGAAATCGCTCACCGGGCTTGCGCCGATTGAGTTCATCAAGGAAATGCGCGTGAAACGTGCCGCACAGCTCATCGAGACCGGCGAATTCAACATGACCCAAATCGCGTATATGGTAGGAATCAACGACCCGCGCTATTTCAGCAAATGCTTCAAGCAGCGTTTCGGAATGACACCGACAGAATACAAGGAGAAAGTGCGGAAATAA
- the tamL gene encoding translocation and assembly module lipoprotein TamL: MKRRNAYIWIWLGMLIGLSSCSITKHLPEGETLYLGLKDISVQNEDETKAGQAALDEVKGAISIAPNNAIVTYPNIRFPIPFGLWVYNRFVRYEKGFGRWIFRKLAADPVYVSTVNPDTRAKVASNLLRDYGFFDGHVTYRVDSTKNPRAVKLSYDIDMGRPYYIDTLLYEGFAPLTDSLIHANMAGKLVRSGEHFNVNTLNEERQRIIDLLRDNGYYYARNDFITFLADTLMRPGYVTLKLVPEPNLPKEALRRYRLGNTSVYLTGYNGERPTDSLKLRDFTVHYAGEKPGLRFGVLRKRFIYRKGEMYSQTRQNYTQEALSRLGVFKFNEVQYLPRPDSDTLDVRVNAMFDLPYDSELELNVTTKSTKQTGPGAIFKLSKRNFRRMGASLNLELKGSYEWQTSSTVDGDKSVMNSYELGAALSLDFPRIVLPWVRDRIDPFRFPSETHFRIYAEQVNRARYFKMLSFGGSVSYSFQKSRSMKHTVTPVHLAFNHLQRRTPTFDSIALANPMLFRSLDDQFIPSISYTFTYDDSWRKRRLRLWWENSFTSAGNITSAIYAAFGRSFKEREKKFLGTPFAQFLKFTSEIRPLYYISEKQQLAGRLMAGVIWSYGNKTVAPYSEQFYVGGANSIRAFTVRSIGPGRFHPADNSAYSYVDETGDIKLEANVEYRFRLLSNMFGGNLNGAVFLDAGNVWLMREDEARPDAKFTFKHFFDNIALGTGVGIRYDLSFLVLRLDWGIALHVPYETGRSGYYNIPRFKDGQGLHFAIGYPF; encoded by the coding sequence ATGAAAAGACGCAACGCATATATATGGATTTGGTTGGGCATGCTGATAGGGTTGTCTTCGTGCTCTATTACCAAGCATTTGCCGGAAGGAGAGACCTTGTATTTAGGCTTGAAGGACATTTCCGTACAGAATGAGGACGAGACCAAAGCGGGGCAGGCGGCGCTGGACGAGGTGAAGGGAGCTATCAGCATCGCTCCCAACAATGCCATCGTGACCTATCCCAATATCCGTTTCCCCATACCTTTCGGCCTGTGGGTGTACAATCGTTTCGTAAGGTATGAGAAAGGCTTCGGACGGTGGATTTTCCGGAAATTGGCAGCCGACCCGGTCTATGTGTCGACGGTCAATCCCGATACCCGTGCCAAGGTGGCAAGCAACTTGCTTCGGGATTACGGGTTCTTCGACGGGCATGTCACGTATCGGGTGGACAGTACCAAGAATCCGCGTGCGGTAAAGTTGAGTTATGACATCGACATGGGGCGTCCGTATTACATCGACACGTTGTTGTATGAAGGCTTTGCGCCTCTGACCGATAGCCTGATTCATGCGAATATGGCTGGGAAACTGGTGCGTAGCGGCGAGCATTTCAATGTCAATACGTTGAATGAGGAACGCCAGCGGATAATTGACCTGTTACGGGATAACGGATATTATTATGCACGGAATGATTTCATCACCTTTCTTGCCGATACGTTGATGCGTCCCGGATATGTCACGCTGAAGCTGGTGCCCGAGCCGAACTTGCCTAAGGAAGCTTTGCGGCGGTACCGTTTGGGGAACACCTCGGTTTACCTGACCGGATACAACGGCGAGCGTCCGACGGATTCGTTGAAGCTCCGCGACTTTACGGTGCATTATGCCGGCGAGAAACCCGGGCTTCGTTTCGGTGTGTTGCGCAAACGTTTTATCTACCGGAAAGGGGAAATGTATTCGCAGACCCGCCAGAACTATACGCAGGAAGCCCTTTCGCGCCTGGGCGTGTTCAAGTTCAACGAGGTGCAATACCTTCCCCGTCCGGATAGCGATACGCTTGACGTGCGGGTCAACGCGATGTTCGACCTGCCTTACGATAGTGAACTGGAATTGAACGTGACAACGAAGAGCACCAAGCAGACCGGTCCCGGAGCCATTTTCAAGCTTTCGAAGCGCAACTTCCGGCGCATGGGGGCTTCGCTCAACCTGGAACTGAAAGGCTCGTACGAGTGGCAGACCAGTTCGACGGTAGACGGAGACAAGTCGGTGATGAACTCCTACGAGCTGGGCGCGGCGCTTTCGCTCGACTTCCCGCGCATTGTCTTGCCGTGGGTGCGCGACCGGATAGACCCGTTCCGTTTCCCTTCGGAGACCCATTTCCGTATCTATGCCGAGCAGGTGAACCGTGCGCGTTATTTCAAGATGCTTTCTTTCGGCGGAAGCGTGTCTTATAGCTTTCAGAAATCGCGGAGCATGAAGCATACTGTGACGCCGGTTCATCTTGCCTTCAATCATTTGCAGCGCCGTACGCCTACATTCGATTCCATCGCCTTGGCGAATCCCATGCTTTTCCGAAGCCTGGACGACCAGTTCATTCCTTCCATATCCTATACCTTTACGTACGATGACTCGTGGCGCAAGCGGCGTTTGCGCTTGTGGTGGGAAAACTCGTTCACTTCGGCGGGCAATATCACTTCAGCCATTTATGCGGCATTCGGCAGGAGCTTTAAAGAACGGGAGAAGAAGTTCTTGGGAACGCCTTTTGCCCAGTTCTTGAAGTTTACGAGCGAGATACGTCCTTTGTATTACATCAGCGAGAAGCAGCAGTTGGCGGGACGTTTGATGGCAGGTGTCATTTGGTCGTACGGAAATAAGACCGTTGCGCCTTACAGCGAGCAGTTCTACGTGGGCGGGGCGAACAGCATCCGTGCCTTTACGGTACGTTCTATCGGACCGGGACGTTTCCATCCTGCCGACAACTCCGCTTATTCGTATGTGGATGAGACGGGCGATATCAAGCTGGAGGCGAACGTGGAATACCGTTTCCGCCTGTTGTCGAATATGTTCGGCGGAAACCTGAACGGAGCGGTCTTTCTGGATGCAGGCAATGTATGGCTGATGCGTGAAGACGAGGCGCGTCCCGATGCCAAGTTCACGTTCAAGCATTTCTTCGACAATATTGCGTTGGGTACAGGTGTGGGCATCCGTTACGACCTTTCTTTCCTGGTTCTCCGTCTGGATTGGGGAATCGCATTGCATGTGCCTTACGAAACCGGACGTTCGGGCTATTACAACATCCCCCGTTTCAAGGACGGGCAAGGGCTTCATTTCGCCATCGGCTATCCGTTCTGA